In one bacterium genomic region, the following are encoded:
- a CDS encoding deaminase: MSTSDKQHQKDLQFMWSAREVGKRSKCSSRQIGVVLVNDGSVVSEGYNGAPRGCSLCQDPTQPCRRKEMGFASGDGLEHCPAVHAEMNALLQAARNGIATKGTTMYAYCCRPCKWCVSMMINAGVSRLVHLQQPVYDELSGQLLAESDIEVVEIDELELDGG; encoded by the coding sequence ATGTCAACGAGCGATAAGCAGCACCAGAAGGACCTGCAGTTCATGTGGTCGGCGCGGGAAGTCGGCAAGCGCAGTAAGTGTTCCAGTCGGCAGATCGGAGTAGTGCTCGTCAATGACGGGTCGGTCGTGTCCGAGGGGTACAACGGGGCGCCGCGTGGCTGCAGCCTCTGCCAGGACCCCACGCAGCCCTGCCGCCGCAAGGAGATGGGATTCGCCTCCGGCGATGGCCTGGAGCATTGCCCGGCGGTCCATGCCGAGATGAACGCGCTGCTACAGGCGGCCCGCAACGGCATCGCCACCAAGGGTACGACGATGTACGCCTACTGCTGCCGCCCTTGCAAGTGGTGCGTAAGCATGATGATTAACGCCGGGGTCTCGCGGCTCGTGCATCTGCAGCAGCCGGTGTACGACGAACTGAGCGGGCAACTACTGGCGGAGAGCGACATCGAGGTCGTGGAGATTGACGAACTCGAATTGGACGGAGGCTGA